The Penicillium oxalicum strain HP7-1 chromosome V, whole genome shotgun sequence genomic interval gaagcttTCGCAGACGAAGACCTTCACCGGAGCGGATTTGGAAGCTGCTGGTCCTACCGCAAATGAGGAAGCCAAGGAGACAGCCATTCGAGGATTCACTCGCCATGAGAAGAAACCTTTAAATAACGGTCATGCGTATCCGGGAATGCAAGAGAGTCCAGACCCGAACACGTTGCAGACGGAGCCTGACAATATTCACGTGGTGTTGTCGGGTGAGACGATCGAACTGAAGGACCAAATCCAGCTCTACACAACGAACCAGCTCATGTCGCATCCGCTGGTGTCACCAGTCCTCCAGCCGTCCCTGGGCGGACTTCCGCCTCTGCAGATTTTGAGCGGCAGTGGTGAAATGCTTCGGGATGAGCAGTTTTATCTGGCCCATAAAGCAGCGAACCCAGCCGCGTATCCTCCAGGCGACATCTATCTCGATGAGTTCGATCCCAACCGTGAGATATTGAATAAGTATGAGCCCACACATGTCCAGCTTCAAGTCTGGGACGACTTGTGTCATGTCGCTCCCACTCTCAGTTTCACACGTCCAGCAAAATACATGTTTCGCTCCATTTCTCAGTTTGGAGCCTGGGCTTTGGCTCGCGCGCAGAAGACTGACGTGGAAATTATGGATTACAACCTGTTTTCGCCAGCTTCATCGAGTGATGAAGACGATGCAAGCAAGCCCGGATCGACCGCGGATGGAAGACAGCCAACCTTTCCAGCTGGATCTTCAGTTGGTAAAGCCGGTGATCCTTTACCCGCTTTTGAAGACTACATGATCCGCCAGAGAGTTGACAAAAGGGGCCGTTTGTATCCCCTGGACCCTCCATCTTCGTATCCTGTCCTTGCAACACCACCTGCAAAGGTTGGTGCCATCAATCCCGAATTGATCAGCAAATggatcaaggccaagaacgaATGGGACGACAAATTTGCCAAAGAGAAGATTCGAATCCAGACCCGACGAGTAAAAGAGATGGCCCACGGCTTTCAAGACTTTGATGGTGAATGTCCGCCTCCGAGCTCTCTTGCTGCTCGCCGGGCCGCTCCCGGTGTCCTGCCCAAGCGCAGCACCAAGAAGAACTATGGATTGGCATTATGGAGTGGATGGGGAAGCAAGCATGATGAGCGGACCATGGATAAGGTCAAAAATGCCAAGGATGCTGGTCAGAAGACGACAAGGAAAGCCATCGATGTTGGCCAGGCGGGACCTTACTCAAGCGTGCCTTTAAAAACCCCTCAGCCTGATGCTGTGAACCAAGATGAGCCTGCCGTAGCCGGCAGATTTGATCCTGCAAACAACACAGCTGCTGCTGGAGGAGATTACCAGGTCAAAGCAGAGGATGCGGGCGATGGACACGAGCAAGATAAATCCGGCCGCCTTTCGGAATCCGCTTCTTTGCGCCCAGTTTCTGAGAGAAATGGCGGCCCTTTACTTATCCTCCCGGACGTTGATAATCGAAAATTCAATGACGAGAACGCAAGCACACGCGCTCTTTTCGGCGTGGCTGGAACCTTGCCCACGTCGTCGGAGACATCTTTGCCTTATCCGCAAGGCCGTCCCTCGTCGGTAGGCGGATCTGTTGCAGGACGAAGCGAATTCATGTCAGATTTCGCTGAGGATACAAGCATTCGCGCTGTCGTTGGGGTGAGAGGTGTAGTCGAACCGATTGGGCATCAGGACGGTGCTCGTCGCTCGGCGGAGACATCATCTTTACGTATGAGCCCTTTAGGCAAAGATGCAGTCTCTGTGGCCGATGACGATGGTCGTCCGCCTTCGTCCCAGCGCCCTGAGATGCCCGACCGGGAGGTCTTCAAAACAGCCCAGGAAACGCTGTAGACTTTCTCTCACGGGGCTTCCCGATTCCCATTCTTCTGTTATATCTCCTACCCGTACCAAGCTTCGCTTTCAGCTTGTGATGAACTGTACAATGGCGAAACCCAGAGAATTCGAGGCATTTCACCTGTTGGGGGTTCCAAATTCTCATCGTTGGTGGTTGAGATAACACGTCCGTCAGCCTAGTGGATCTTTCTAAGGCATCTATGTAATAAGGGTAGTCTCTTGTTTCCAGGGCGTCAATAATTAGCTCGTGTACCACCTGTAATCGGCCTTGGTTTGTGCGACGCCCGCTATGAGTGTCTACCCAAGACATGGAGACGATTGAGATACAGCACTTATTCCACCAGAGCAATAGTCAGGGCCATTGCGATATAACTTGACAGATTTCACATCGGCCGATATTGATGCACCATAATGACCCAAAGGCGAAGTTGAATAAAGTTATGGGCTTTCCCTCGGACGGGCCGCAGAAATCTTCCACCGTCCATGGGATTTGCTCATGTAGATAGCCTGAAGATAATAATTTACATCAACAAATGCAATGCGAAAACAACAAGGAGCATttagagaaaaagaaaccatGGATCCACGACGCACAGGGATTTGGAAAATTCAAGGCGCATCGCAAGGGTTCATGTTGTTACAAATGTCGACGATATTGTAGGCTAGTGATTAACTATTGCCACTTTAAGCCGATTTTCGTGGCGATTTGTTCGGCGACATCGAGGAAGGCCTGACGGCGAGGACTCTGTTCCAGCGATTCCTCTGCCACGACGGTGGGCTTCCCACGGTCCGCATCTTCGCAGACTTGCGCATCCAAAGGGATATCACCCAGGAAATCGACCCCGAGGCGCTTGCATTCTGAAACCACCCCTCGGTCTGTTTCATGCACGTGGGAGTGCTGGCTATCTCCATGGGAGAAAATGCGAGTTTGATGCCCACAGTTTGGGCATGCGAAGTAGGCCATGTTGCGCACCATACCTAGGACTGGTACATCCATGCGCTGGAACATGCCAAAACCACGTACGGCGTCCCGGAGAGCGATATCTTGAGGGGTTGTGACAATGACTGCTCCGTCAATGATGATTTCTTGATTGATCGTCAGTTGAACGTCACCAGTGCCTGGGGGAAGATCCATCACCAGGACGTCGAGTGGTCCCCAGGAGACCGAGTGAAGAAGCTGGTGCATGGCCTTGGTGACCATTAGGCCACGCCAGGTGATTGGAGTCGTGTCCATGGGCAATTCCCCCGTAGTACTATCCGGCTGCGTTTGAGGGAGCAGGTAGCCCATTGACATGGACTTGAGGCCATAGTTTGTGAGTGGGACAAGGCAGTTGTCTGTGTGAACTATTAGCACAGCTACTTACATGCCTGAGGAAGTGGCAGACAACAGAAACCAGCTGGTCTTACGTTCATCGAGACGCGGCTCGCCGGATAAATTGAGCAGAGTTGGGATTGATGGACCGAAGATATCGGTGTCTAAGATCCCTGTTTTGATGCCTCGGCGAGCAAAAGCCAGGGCAAGGTTTACTGCACGAATGAAGTTCTATTTAGCCTTGTTCGATAGGGAAGTATATAAAGAGCACACGCAATAACCGATCTATGGTTATCATACGGGCCACTAGGGTGAAACGAACCCGCAACTGTTGATTTACCAACGCCCCCTTTCGCCGAAGAAACAGCTACTATCTTCTTGACATCTCGAATTCGCCGCTTTTCAGGCAAGCCACGACGACGGGGAAATGAGGGAGGAGTACCAGATCGAGGTAGACCCTGGTATTCAACAGTCAGCACTTGAAATAATTGGTATGCCCATGAGAACGTAGAGAGGACCTATTCATGAACCGGAATCAAATACGACAAATGAAAAGTCCGCGGGCTCAAAGCAAGCGGACCTAGAGGCGG includes:
- a CDS encoding Iron-sulfur protein IND1, which produces MSVVRRMFTTSRSCLSHDNPLGLPRSGTPPSFPRRRGLPEKRRIRDVKKIVAVSSAKGGVGKSTVAVNLALAFARRGIKTGILDTDIFGPSIPTLLNLSGEPRLDEHNCLVPLTNYGLKSMSMGYLLPQTQPDSTTGELPMDTTPITWRGLMVTKAMHQLLHSVSWGPLDVLVMDLPPGTGDVQLTINQEIIIDGAVIVTTPQDIALRDAVRGFGMFQRMDVPVLGMVRNMAYFACPNCGHQTRIFSHGDSQHSHVHETDRGVVSECKRLGVDFLGDIPLDAQVCEDADRGKPTVVAEESLEQSPRRQAFLDVAEQIATKIGLKWQ